A stretch of Flavobacterium sp. N1994 DNA encodes these proteins:
- a CDS encoding acyl-CoA dehydrogenase family protein encodes MNSFYFTEEHELFRESFKDFLRIEVVPHIEKWEKTGTIERFIWKKFGEMGFFGIAYPEAYGGLNLDLFYTVIFLEELQKIKSSGFAAAMWAHAYLAMTHLNAEGDERIKQEYLAASIAGDKIGAMCITEPFGGSDVAGMRTTAVKNGNKYIINGSKTFITNGVYADYYVVAAKTNPELGNKGISIFLIYANQKGINATKLDKLGWRASDTAEISFDNVEVPEENLMGEEGKGFPYIMQHFALERLIMAINAHARAEYAIDYTIEYMSHREAFGKTINKFQALRHTMVDHATEVEHCKIFNYAAVARLDKGEYVVKEATMAKLKSTKVADEAIYSCLQMLGGYGYMEEYPLARLFRDSRLGPIGGGTSEILREILSKMIIDKQNYQPAVK; translated from the coding sequence ATGAATTCATTTTACTTCACCGAAGAACACGAACTATTTAGAGAAAGTTTTAAAGATTTTTTGCGAATTGAAGTAGTGCCACATATTGAGAAATGGGAAAAGACAGGTACAATAGAACGCTTTATTTGGAAGAAATTTGGCGAAATGGGTTTCTTTGGGATTGCTTATCCTGAGGCTTACGGTGGATTAAATCTAGATTTGTTTTATACAGTGATATTTTTGGAAGAACTCCAAAAAATAAAATCTTCTGGTTTTGCCGCTGCTATGTGGGCACACGCTTATTTGGCTATGACGCATTTAAATGCCGAAGGCGATGAAAGAATAAAACAAGAGTATTTAGCAGCAAGTATTGCTGGAGATAAAATAGGCGCTATGTGTATTACAGAACCTTTTGGTGGGAGTGATGTAGCGGGCATGCGAACAACTGCTGTAAAAAATGGAAATAAATATATTATTAATGGTTCAAAAACATTCATTACGAATGGTGTTTATGCCGATTATTATGTAGTAGCTGCTAAAACAAATCCAGAACTTGGGAATAAGGGAATTAGTATTTTTTTGATTTATGCCAATCAAAAAGGAATCAATGCAACCAAATTAGATAAATTAGGATGGAGAGCTTCTGATACAGCTGAAATTTCTTTTGATAATGTTGAAGTTCCAGAGGAAAATTTAATGGGCGAAGAAGGAAAAGGATTCCCTTATATTATGCAACATTTTGCATTAGAGCGTTTGATAATGGCTATCAACGCACACGCACGTGCTGAATATGCCATCGATTATACAATAGAGTATATGTCGCATCGAGAAGCATTTGGAAAAACGATAAACAAGTTTCAAGCACTAAGACATACTATGGTGGATCATGCTACAGAAGTGGAGCATTGCAAAATATTTAATTATGCGGCTGTAGCTAGATTAGATAAAGGAGAATATGTAGTAAAAGAAGCTACTATGGCTAAGTTAAAATCTACTAAAGTGGCAGATGAAGCTATTTATAGCTGCTTGCAAATGTTAGGAGGTTATGGTTATATGGAAGAATATCCATTAGCTCGTTTATTTAGAGATAGTAGATTAGGGCCTATAGGTGGTGGAACTTCAGAAATTCTTAGAGAGATTTTATCTAAAATGATAATTGACAAGCAAAACTATCAGCCAGCAGTAAAGTAG
- the hpf gene encoding ribosome hibernation-promoting factor, HPF/YfiA family: MKINVNAVNFAVDKKLVDFINERLGKLEKFYDKVVSSDVFLKVEKTSEKENKIVEVKIHVPGDDFMVKKQCKTFEEAVELSAESLERLLLKRKEKIRTHI, from the coding sequence ATGAAGATAAATGTTAATGCAGTAAATTTCGCTGTCGATAAAAAACTGGTTGATTTTATCAATGAACGATTAGGAAAACTTGAAAAATTTTATGATAAAGTTGTCTCGTCGGATGTTTTTTTGAAGGTAGAAAAGACAAGTGAAAAAGAAAATAAAATCGTAGAGGTTAAAATTCATGTTCCTGGAGATGACTTTATGGTAAAAAAACAGTGTAAAACATTTGAGGAAGCAGTAGAGTTATCAGCAGAATCTTTAGAAAGATTATTGTTAAAAAGAAAGGAAAAAATCAGAACACATATATAA
- the rplK gene encoding 50S ribosomal protein L11: protein MAKEISKVVKLQVKGGAANPSPPVGPALGAAGVNIMEFCKQFNARTQDQPGKVLPVQITVYKDKSFDFVVKTPPAAIQLLDAAKLKSGSGEPNRKKVANVTWDQIKGIAEDKMVDLNAFTIESAMSMIAGTARSMGITVTGDSPLK from the coding sequence ATGGCTAAAGAGATTAGTAAAGTAGTTAAACTACAAGTTAAGGGAGGTGCTGCGAACCCATCGCCACCGGTTGGACCTGCTCTGGGAGCTGCTGGTGTTAACATCATGGAGTTCTGTAAGCAATTTAATGCTAGAACACAAGATCAACCTGGCAAAGTGTTACCGGTACAAATTACCGTGTACAAAGACAAATCGTTCGATTTTGTTGTAAAAACTCCACCTGCTGCAATTCAATTATTGGATGCTGCTAAATTGAAATCTGGTTCAGGCGAGCCTAACAGAAAAAAAGTTGCTAACGTAACTTGGGATCAAATTAAAGGAATCGCTGAAGACAAGATGGTTGATTTAAATGCTTTCACAATTGAATCTGCTATGAGCATGATTGCTGGAACAGCTAGATCTATGGGTATAACTGTAACTGGGGATTCTCCTCTAAAATAA
- the rpsU gene encoding 30S ribosomal protein S21 — protein sequence MLIIPIKDGENIDRALKRYKRKFDKTGTVRQLRSRQAFIKPSVVRRAQVQKAAYIQNMRDGLES from the coding sequence ATGTTAATTATACCAATTAAAGACGGAGAAAATATCGATAGAGCATTAAAGCGCTATAAAAGAAAATTTGATAAAACAGGAACTGTTCGTCAGTTACGTTCACGTCAGGCTTTCATTAAACCTTCAGTTGTTAGAAGAGCCCAAGTTCAAAAAGCGGCTTACATTCAAAACATGCGAGACGGATTAGAAAGTTAG
- the rpoB gene encoding DNA-directed RNA polymerase subunit beta has protein sequence MITNQTERLNFASTKNIPQYPDFLDVQVKSFQDFFQLETKSDERGNEGLYNTFMENFPITDTRNQFVLEFLDYFVDPPRYTIQECIERGLTYSVPLKARLKLYCTDPEHEDFETIVQDVYLGTIPYMTPSGTFVINGAERVVVSQLHRSPGVFFGQSFHANGTKLYSARVIPFKGSWIEFATDINSVMYAYIDRKKKLPVTTLFRAIGFERDKDILEIFDLAEEIKVSKTGLKKYIGRKLAARVLNTWHEDFVDEDTGEVVSIERNEIILDRDTIIDKDNVEEIIDSNVKSILLHKEDANQGDYAIIHNTLQKDPTNSEKEAVEHIYRQLRNAEPPDEETARGIIDKLFFSDQRYNLGEVGRYRMNKKLGLDIPMEKQVLTKEDIITIVKYLIELINAKADIDDIDHLSNRRVRTVGEQLSQQFGVGLARMARTIRERMNVRDNEVFTPIDLINAKTLSSVINSFFGTNQLSQFMDQTNPLAEITHKRRLSALGPGGLSRERAGFEVRDVHYTHYGRLCPIETPEGPNIGLISSLGVYAKVNGMGFIETPYRKVTNGVVDLTSEPIYLSAEEEEGKMIAQANIEMDAKGKITADKVIAREEGDFPVVDPNQVHFTDVAPNQIASISASLIPFLEHDDANRALMGSNMMRQAVPLLRPEAPIVGTGLEQQVASDSRVLINAEGDGTVEYVDANMITIKYDRTEAERMVSFDPDEKTYQLIKFRKTNQSTSINLKPIVRKGDRVKLGQVLCEGYATQNGELALGRNLKVAFMPWKGYNFEDAIVISEKVVRDDIFTSIHVDDYSLEVRDTKLGNEELTNDIPNVSEEATKDLDENGMIRIGAEVKPGDILIGKITPKGESDPTPEEKLLRAIFGDKAGDVKDASLKASPSLHGVVLDKKLFARAVKDKKKRTKDKDDLTALEMEFETKFVDLKEKLVEKLFTIVNGKTSQGVMNDLGEEVLPKGKKYTQKMLHAVEDFAHLTKGQWVADDESNNLVNDLIHNYKIKLNDLQGALRREKFTITVGDELPAGILKLAKVYIAKKRKLKVGDKMAGRHGNKGIVARIVRHEDMPFLEDGTPVDIVLNPLGVPSRMNIGQIYETVLGWAGMNLGRKFATPIFDGATLDQINEFTDEAGIPRFGHTYLYDGGTGERFHQPATVGVIYMLKLGHMVDDKMHARSIGPYSLITQQPLGGKAQFGGQRFGEMEVWALEAYGASSTLREILTVKSDDVIGRAKTYEAIVKGESMPEPGLPESFNVLMHELKGLGLDIRLEE, from the coding sequence ATGATAACAAATCAGACTGAAAGATTGAATTTCGCCTCTACTAAAAACATACCTCAATATCCGGATTTTCTTGATGTTCAGGTAAAATCTTTTCAAGATTTCTTCCAATTGGAAACGAAATCAGACGAGAGAGGCAACGAAGGGTTGTACAACACCTTCATGGAAAACTTTCCAATTACTGATACAAGAAACCAATTTGTATTGGAATTCTTAGATTATTTTGTTGACCCACCTCGTTATACTATTCAAGAGTGTATCGAAAGAGGTTTAACATATAGCGTGCCTTTGAAAGCACGTCTAAAACTTTATTGTACTGATCCAGAGCACGAGGATTTTGAAACTATCGTTCAGGATGTTTATTTAGGAACTATTCCTTACATGACACCAAGCGGTACTTTCGTAATCAATGGTGCTGAGCGTGTAGTAGTTTCTCAATTGCACCGTTCCCCTGGCGTTTTCTTTGGTCAGTCTTTCCATGCTAATGGTACTAAGTTATACTCTGCCAGAGTTATTCCTTTCAAAGGATCATGGATTGAATTTGCTACCGATATCAACAGCGTTATGTATGCTTATATCGATAGAAAGAAAAAATTACCTGTAACTACTTTATTCCGTGCTATCGGTTTCGAAAGAGATAAGGACATTCTTGAGATCTTCGACCTTGCTGAAGAAATTAAAGTATCTAAAACAGGTCTTAAAAAATATATTGGTAGAAAATTAGCTGCGAGAGTATTGAATACTTGGCACGAAGATTTCGTGGATGAGGATACTGGCGAGGTAGTTTCTATCGAACGTAACGAGATTATCCTTGATAGAGATACCATTATCGACAAAGATAATGTGGAAGAAATCATTGATTCTAACGTTAAATCTATTTTGTTACATAAAGAAGATGCTAATCAAGGTGATTATGCTATCATCCACAACACGTTACAAAAAGATCCAACCAATTCTGAAAAAGAAGCCGTTGAGCATATTTACAGACAATTGCGTAATGCAGAACCGCCTGATGAAGAAACGGCTCGTGGTATTATAGATAAATTGTTCTTCTCTGACCAACGTTACAACTTAGGTGAAGTAGGTCGTTACAGAATGAACAAAAAGCTTGGTTTGGATATCCCAATGGAAAAGCAAGTGCTTACTAAAGAAGATATCATTACCATCGTAAAATATTTGATTGAATTAATAAACGCGAAAGCGGATATTGATGATATCGATCACTTATCAAACCGTCGTGTTAGAACAGTTGGTGAACAATTGTCTCAACAATTCGGTGTTGGTTTAGCGCGTATGGCTCGTACTATTCGTGAGAGAATGAACGTTAGAGATAACGAGGTGTTTACACCAATTGATTTGATTAATGCCAAAACATTATCATCGGTTATCAACTCTTTCTTTGGTACTAACCAGTTGTCTCAATTTATGGATCAAACGAATCCATTAGCTGAGATTACGCACAAAAGAAGATTATCAGCATTAGGACCAGGTGGACTTTCAAGAGAAAGAGCAGGATTTGAGGTACGTGACGTTCACTATACGCACTACGGAAGACTTTGCCCAATTGAAACTCCTGAGGGACCAAATATTGGATTGATTTCGTCACTTGGTGTTTATGCTAAAGTAAACGGAATGGGATTCATCGAAACGCCTTATCGTAAAGTAACTAATGGTGTGGTTGATTTAACTTCTGAACCAATTTACTTAAGCGCTGAAGAAGAAGAAGGAAAAATGATTGCTCAAGCAAACATTGAAATGGATGCTAAAGGGAAAATTACTGCTGATAAAGTTATTGCCCGTGAAGAAGGTGATTTCCCAGTAGTTGATCCTAATCAAGTTCATTTCACAGATGTTGCGCCTAATCAAATTGCCTCGATTTCAGCTTCGTTAATTCCTTTCTTGGAACATGATGATGCGAACCGTGCGTTGATGGGATCCAACATGATGCGTCAGGCTGTACCATTGTTACGTCCTGAAGCACCAATCGTTGGAACTGGTTTAGAGCAACAAGTAGCTTCTGATTCAAGAGTATTGATTAATGCTGAAGGAGATGGAACTGTTGAATATGTTGATGCTAACATGATTACCATCAAATACGACAGAACGGAAGCCGAAAGAATGGTAAGTTTTGACCCAGATGAAAAAACATACCAATTAATCAAATTTAGAAAAACGAATCAAAGTACGTCTATCAACTTGAAACCTATCGTAAGAAAAGGGGACAGAGTGAAATTGGGACAAGTACTTTGTGAAGGATATGCAACGCAAAACGGAGAGTTAGCTTTAGGTAGAAACCTTAAAGTTGCTTTTATGCCTTGGAAAGGGTATAACTTCGAGGATGCGATTGTGATTTCTGAAAAAGTGGTTCGTGATGATATTTTCACTTCTATCCACGTTGATGATTATTCTTTGGAAGTTAGAGATACTAAATTAGGTAACGAAGAGTTGACTAATGACATTCCTAACGTTTCTGAAGAAGCAACAAAAGATTTAGATGAAAATGGAATGATTAGAATTGGTGCCGAAGTAAAACCTGGCGACATTCTAATCGGAAAAATTACACCAAAAGGAGAATCAGATCCTACTCCAGAAGAGAAATTGCTTCGTGCCATCTTCGGGGACAAAGCTGGTGATGTAAAAGATGCTTCATTAAAAGCTTCTCCATCATTACACGGTGTGGTTTTAGATAAAAAATTATTCGCAAGAGCGGTAAAAGATAAAAAGAAAAGAACCAAAGATAAAGACGATTTGACGGCTTTAGAAATGGAATTCGAAACCAAATTTGTCGATTTAAAAGAGAAATTAGTAGAGAAACTTTTCACTATTGTAAACGGAAAAACATCTCAAGGTGTAATGAATGATTTGGGTGAAGAAGTTTTACCAAAAGGTAAAAAATACACCCAAAAAATGCTACACGCCGTAGAAGATTTCGCTCACTTAACCAAAGGACAATGGGTTGCTGATGACGAGTCAAACAATTTAGTAAATGACTTAATTCACAACTACAAAATCAAATTAAATGATTTACAAGGTGCTTTAAGAAGAGAGAAATTCACTATCACTGTTGGAGATGAATTACCTGCTGGTATCTTGAAACTGGCTAAAGTTTATATCGCTAAGAAACGTAAACTGAAAGTGGGAGATAAAATGGCGGGACGTCACGGAAACAAAGGTATTGTGGCCCGTATCGTTCGTCATGAAGACATGCCATTCTTAGAAGACGGAACTCCAGTTGATATCGTATTGAATCCATTGGGTGTACCTTCTCGTATGAACATCGGACAGATTTATGAAACGGTTTTAGGTTGGGCTGGAATGAACTTGGGTAGAAAATTTGCTACACCAATTTTTGACGGAGCAACTTTAGATCAAATCAATGAATTTACTGATGAAGCAGGCATTCCACGTTTTGGTCATACTTATTTGTATGATGGTGGAACTGGAGAGCGTTTCCATCAACCAGCAACTGTTGGAGTTATCTATATGTTGAAACTTGGACATATGGTTGATGATAAAATGCACGCACGTTCTATTGGTCCATACTCTCTTATTACACAACAACCATTGGGTGGTAAAGCTCAATTTGGAGGTCAGCGTTTTGGAGAAATGGAGGTTTGGGCACTTGAAGCTTATGGAGCATCAAGTACGCTTAGAGAAATTTTGACTGTTAAATCGGATGACGTTATTGGTAGAGCTAAAACTTACGAAGCTATCGTTAAGGGAGAGTCAATGCCAGAGCCAGGATTACCAGAATCATTCAATGTATTGATGCATGAATTGAAAGGTCTTGGATTAGACATCAGATTAGAAGAATAA
- a CDS encoding tyrosine-type recombinase/integrase, with protein MENFKNRFKDYLLLEKNYSLHTVAAYINDVGFFESFLSNAYDDDNLIAVNYNQIRSWIVSLSDDGISNSSINRKISSLKSFYKFLLKTKQIDSSPLLKHKALKSPKKIQIPFSEKELDLVLNQIKYSNDFDGIRDKLIVDLFYTTGIRREELINLKLQDVDLSSHTIKVLGKRNKERIIPILPIVENQVRDYLSERAQLQSITDSGYFFLLLKGVKLNNSFVYRLINYYFSNVSEKVKKSPHILRHTFATHLLNNGADINSVKELLGHSSLASTQVYTHNSLAELQKVYNNAHPRNK; from the coding sequence ATGGAAAATTTTAAAAATAGATTTAAAGATTATTTACTCTTAGAGAAAAATTATTCTTTGCATACTGTTGCTGCTTATATTAATGATGTAGGTTTTTTCGAATCGTTCTTGTCCAATGCTTATGATGATGATAATTTGATTGCTGTAAATTATAATCAAATCCGTTCTTGGATTGTCTCACTTTCAGATGATGGGATTTCTAATTCATCCATTAACAGAAAAATATCTTCCCTAAAATCATTTTATAAATTTTTACTAAAAACCAAGCAAATTGATTCTAGTCCCTTGCTAAAACACAAAGCTTTAAAATCACCAAAAAAAATTCAAATTCCCTTTTCTGAAAAAGAACTCGATTTGGTTTTAAATCAAATAAAGTACAGTAATGATTTTGATGGTATTCGAGATAAATTAATTGTTGATTTGTTTTATACAACAGGAATTAGAAGAGAAGAACTAATCAACCTAAAGTTGCAAGATGTTGATTTGTCAAGTCATACCATAAAAGTTTTAGGTAAAAGAAACAAAGAAAGAATAATTCCGATTTTGCCTATTGTAGAAAATCAAGTTAGAGATTATTTATCCGAAAGAGCACAGCTACAAAGCATTACGGATTCGGGCTATTTTTTTCTGCTGTTAAAAGGCGTTAAATTGAATAATTCGTTTGTTTATCGTCTAATAAATTATTACTTTAGTAATGTCTCAGAGAAGGTTAAAAAGAGTCCGCATATATTAAGACATACATTTGCAACTCACCTACTAAATAACGGGGCAGATATAAATTCAGTTAAAGAATTATTAGGACATTCTAGTTTAGCTTCTACACAAGTATATACTCATAACAGTTTAGCAGAACTTCAAAAAGTATACAACAATGCTCATCCTAGGAATAAATAA
- the tuf gene encoding elongation factor Tu — MAKENFNRNKPHLNIGTIGHVDHGKTTLTAAITKVLSDAGYCQAKSFDQIDNAPEEKERGITINTSHVEYETANRHYAHVDCPGHADYVKNMVTGAAQMDGAILVVAATDGPMPQTREHILLGRQVGIPRIVVFMNKVDMVDDAELLELVEMEIRDLLSFYDYDGDNGPVVQGSALGGLNNDPAWVPKIIELMEAVDNWIEEPVRDVAKPFLMPVEDVFTITGRGTVATGRIETGVANTGDPVEIIGMGADKLTSTITGVEMFRKILDRGEAGDNVGLLLRGIDKADIKRGMVIIKPGSVKPHAKFKAEVYILKKEEGGRHTPFHNNYRPQFYVRTTDVTGVISLPAGVEMVMPGDNLTIDVALLSPIAMNVGLRFAIREGGRTVGAGQVTEIVE; from the coding sequence ATGGCAAAAGAAAATTTTAACCGTAACAAGCCCCACTTAAACATTGGAACAATTGGGCACGTTGACCACGGAAAAACAACTTTAACTGCAGCAATCACAAAAGTATTGTCTGATGCAGGTTACTGTCAAGCGAAATCATTTGATCAAATTGATAACGCTCCAGAAGAAAAAGAAAGAGGTATTACTATCAACACTTCTCACGTTGAGTATGAAACTGCTAACCGTCACTACGCACACGTTGACTGTCCAGGTCACGCGGATTACGTTAAGAACATGGTTACTGGTGCTGCTCAAATGGACGGTGCTATCTTAGTTGTAGCTGCTACTGACGGACCAATGCCACAAACACGTGAGCACATCCTTTTAGGACGTCAAGTAGGTATTCCAAGAATCGTTGTATTCATGAATAAAGTGGATATGGTTGACGATGCTGAGTTATTAGAATTAGTAGAAATGGAGATTAGAGATTTATTATCTTTCTATGATTATGATGGAGATAATGGTCCTGTAGTTCAAGGTTCTGCTTTAGGTGGATTGAATAACGATCCTGCTTGGGTACCAAAAATCATTGAATTGATGGAAGCTGTTGACAACTGGATCGAAGAGCCAGTACGTGACGTTGCTAAGCCATTCTTGATGCCAGTTGAAGACGTATTTACAATTACAGGTCGTGGAACTGTTGCTACAGGACGTATCGAAACTGGAGTTGCTAATACTGGAGATCCTGTTGAGATTATTGGTATGGGAGCTGACAAATTAACTTCTACAATCACAGGGGTTGAAATGTTCCGTAAAATCCTTGACAGAGGTGAAGCTGGAGATAACGTTGGATTACTTTTAAGAGGTATCGACAAAGCTGATATCAAAAGAGGTATGGTTATCATTAAACCAGGTTCAGTAAAACCACATGCTAAATTTAAAGCTGAGGTTTATATCTTGAAAAAAGAAGAAGGTGGTCGTCACACGCCATTCCATAATAACTACCGTCCACAGTTTTACGTTCGTACAACTGACGTAACAGGAGTTATTTCTTTACCAGCAGGTGTAGAGATGGTAATGCCAGGTGACAACTTAACTATTGATGTAGCTTTATTAAGCCCAATTGCAATGAACGTAGGTTTACGTTTCGCTATCCGTGAAGGTGGTAGAACAGTTGGTGCAGGTCAAGTTACTGAAATCGTAGAGTAA
- the rplJ gene encoding 50S ribosomal protein L10, whose protein sequence is MTREEKSIAIEDLTAKLADSNIVYIADTSGLDAETTSNLRRACFKAGIKLEVVKNTLLEKAMEASANDYGDLSSVLKGNSSIFISDIANSPAKIIKDFRKKSDKPAFKGAYINGEIYIGDNLLDSLASLKSKEEVIGEIIGLLQSPAKRVIAALLNNAEQKGEAAE, encoded by the coding sequence ATGACAAGAGAAGAAAAATCAATCGCGATAGAAGATTTAACTGCAAAGTTGGCGGATAGTAATATAGTTTATATTGCTGACACTTCTGGATTAGATGCTGAAACAACTTCAAATTTAAGAAGAGCTTGTTTTAAAGCAGGAATCAAATTAGAAGTAGTTAAAAATACTTTGCTTGAAAAAGCAATGGAAGCTTCGGCAAATGATTATGGTGATTTATCATCTGTGTTAAAAGGAAACTCTTCCATTTTTATTTCAGATATTGCTAACTCACCTGCAAAAATCATTAAAGATTTCAGAAAAAAATCTGACAAACCAGCTTTTAAAGGAGCTTATATCAACGGTGAAATTTACATCGGAGATAACCTTTTAGACAGTTTAGCTTCATTGAAATCAAAAGAAGAAGTTATTGGAGAAATCATTGGATTACTTCAATCTCCTGCTAAACGTGTTATTGCAGCATTGTTAAACAATGCAGAGCAAAAAGGTGAAGCAGCAGAATAA
- the nusG gene encoding transcription termination/antitermination protein NusG — protein sequence MADNNVKKWYVVRAVSGQENKVKAYIETEINRLGMSDYISQVLVPTEKVVQVRDGKKIAKDKVYFPGYVMIEANLVGEIPHIIKSITGVIGFLGEVKGGDPVPLRMSEVNRMLGKVDELAVNTDTQNIPFNIGETIKVVDGPFNGFNGTIEKINDEKRKLEVMVKIFGRKTPLELGFMQVEKV from the coding sequence ATGGCAGATAATAATGTGAAGAAATGGTATGTGGTTAGAGCTGTAAGCGGACAGGAAAACAAAGTCAAAGCTTACATCGAAACTGAAATCAATAGATTAGGAATGTCGGATTATATCTCTCAAGTGCTTGTGCCAACGGAAAAAGTGGTTCAAGTTAGAGATGGGAAAAAGATAGCTAAGGATAAAGTTTATTTTCCTGGTTATGTTATGATTGAAGCTAATTTGGTTGGTGAGATACCACATATTATTAAATCGATTACTGGAGTTATTGGGTTCTTAGGTGAAGTTAAAGGGGGTGATCCTGTGCCTTTGCGTATGTCTGAGGTAAACCGAATGCTAGGTAAAGTAGATGAGTTAGCTGTAAATACAGATACTCAAAATATTCCATTCAATATTGGTGAAACAATAAAAGTAGTGGATGGTCCTTTCAACGGTTTCAACGGAACTATTGAAAAAATAAATGACGAAAAGCGTAAGCTAGAAGTAATGGTTAAAATTTTCGGAAGAAAAACTCCATTAGAGTTAGGCTTTATGCAAGTTGAAAAAGTATAA
- the rplL gene encoding 50S ribosomal protein L7/L12, which yields MADLKQFAEQLVNLTVKEVNDLATILKDEYGIEPAAAAVVVAAGGAGGGEAAEEQTEFTVVLKEAGASKLAVVKAVKELTGLGLKEAKDLVDGAPSNIKEGVTKAEAEGLKKSLEEAGAVVELK from the coding sequence ATGGCAGATTTGAAACAATTCGCAGAACAATTAGTTAACTTAACAGTAAAAGAAGTTAATGATTTAGCTACAATATTAAAAGATGAGTATGGTATCGAACCAGCTGCTGCAGCTGTTGTAGTTGCTGCTGGTGGTGCTGGTGGTGGTGAAGCTGCTGAAGAGCAAACAGAATTCACTGTAGTACTTAAAGAAGCTGGTGCTTCTAAATTAGCTGTTGTAAAAGCGGTTAAAGAATTAACTGGTCTTGGCTTGAAAGAAGCTAAAGATTTAGTTGACGGTGCACCATCTAACATCAAAGAAGGAGTTACTAAAGCTGAAGCTGAAGGTTTGAAAAAATCTTTAGAAGAAGCTGGAGCTGTTGTTGAGTTAAAATAA
- the rplA gene encoding 50S ribosomal protein L1 has product MAKLTKKQKEAASKIEKNKLYSLKDASSLLKVVASAKFDESVDIAVRLGVDPRKANQMVRGVVTLPHGTGKDTKVLALVTPDKEAEAKAAGADYVGLDDYLQKIKDGWTDVDVIITMPAIMGKLGPLGRVLGPRGLMPNPKTGTVTMEIGKAVAEVKAGKIDFKVDKTGIVHAGIGRISFEADKLVDNAHEIIQTLLKLKPTAAKGTYIKSIHLSSTMSPAIALDPKAV; this is encoded by the coding sequence ATGGCAAAATTGACAAAAAAACAAAAAGAGGCTGCTTCAAAAATTGAAAAAAACAAACTGTATTCTTTAAAAGACGCTTCGTCTTTATTGAAAGTTGTTGCTTCAGCAAAATTTGACGAGTCTGTTGACATTGCTGTTCGTTTAGGAGTAGATCCAAGAAAAGCAAATCAAATGGTAAGAGGTGTTGTAACCCTTCCTCATGGAACTGGAAAAGATACTAAAGTATTAGCTTTAGTTACTCCAGATAAAGAAGCAGAAGCGAAAGCTGCTGGTGCTGACTATGTAGGATTGGATGATTACCTTCAAAAAATTAAAGATGGTTGGACGGATGTTGATGTTATCATCACTATGCCTGCTATCATGGGTAAATTAGGTCCATTAGGACGTGTATTAGGCCCAAGAGGTTTAATGCCAAACCCTAAAACTGGAACGGTAACCATGGAAATTGGTAAAGCTGTTGCAGAGGTAAAAGCTGGTAAAATCGACTTTAAAGTTGATAAAACAGGTATCGTACATGCAGGCATCGGAAGAATCTCTTTCGAAGCTGATAAACTTGTAGATAACGCTCACGAAATTATTCAAACATTACTTAAATTAAAACCAACTGCAGCTAAAGGTACTTACATCAAGTCTATTCACTTGTCAAGTACTATGAGTCCTGCTATTGCTTTAGATCCTAAAGCAGTATAA
- the secE gene encoding preprotein translocase subunit SecE, whose protein sequence is MTKIVNYISEAFEELKTNVTWPEWAEVQRFTIIVAVFSVVFALLTWGVDELFAKSIAGFFNWLKS, encoded by the coding sequence ATGACAAAAATTGTTAATTATATATCAGAAGCATTTGAAGAGTTAAAAACAAATGTTACATGGCCAGAATGGGCTGAAGTACAACGTTTCACAATTATTGTGGCTGTATTTTCAGTAGTTTTTGCTTTGTTGACATGGGGAGTTGATGAGCTTTTTGCTAAATCAATCGCTGGTTTTTTTAATTGGTTGAAATCATAA